One Natrinema salaciae genomic region harbors:
- a CDS encoding pro-sigmaK processing inhibitor BofA family protein, which produces MTGLEILLLVVVLVLALVAAQLVRAVSPFIVNAVVGLAVLYVAQVGFGLGVAVTPIVIAIVAIGGLPGSVLVLVLSLLGVAFVP; this is translated from the coding sequence ATGACCGGCCTCGAGATCCTGCTTCTCGTCGTGGTGCTCGTCCTCGCCCTCGTCGCGGCACAGCTCGTGCGAGCGGTCAGTCCCTTCATCGTCAACGCGGTCGTCGGGCTGGCCGTGTTGTACGTCGCGCAGGTCGGCTTCGGCCTCGGAGTCGCAGTGACGCCGATCGTGATCGCGATCGTCGCGATCGGTGGGCTCCCGGGATCGGTACTCGTCCTCGTGCTCTCGCTGCTCGGTGTCGCGTTCGTGCCGTGA
- a CDS encoding DUF7504 family protein, producing MEPITPAAIDPPANVLLVHPSSDEPAACKQLCHDGGGTARLTVTFADETPERPDPDTIDGRCGLLTIGDVLSDTGEDTEPDFAEPVVADSVADPTDLSEIGVTISRFCKHWAESDEDVTVCFDSLDALLRHTSPKDVFQFTHVLTNRLSSVEAYAHFHFDPTRHEDRVVSTFGTIFDDVVADDTDDSLPEATDDEVAALLAEWDDEPAFDLDPDAASNSEATDEDIAQVLGK from the coding sequence ATGGAACCGATTACGCCAGCCGCGATCGATCCGCCGGCGAACGTCCTACTCGTCCATCCGAGCAGCGACGAGCCGGCGGCCTGCAAGCAGTTGTGTCACGACGGCGGCGGGACGGCACGGCTCACGGTGACCTTCGCCGACGAGACACCCGAGCGGCCGGACCCGGACACGATCGACGGGAGATGCGGCCTGCTGACCATCGGGGACGTCCTGAGCGACACCGGAGAGGACACGGAACCGGACTTCGCCGAACCCGTCGTCGCCGACTCGGTGGCCGACCCGACCGATCTCTCGGAAATCGGCGTCACGATCAGCCGCTTTTGCAAACACTGGGCCGAATCCGACGAGGACGTCACGGTCTGTTTCGACTCGCTCGATGCCCTCCTCCGACACACCTCCCCGAAGGACGTCTTCCAGTTCACGCACGTCCTCACGAACCGACTGTCGAGCGTCGAGGCCTACGCTCACTTCCACTTCGATCCGACGCGCCACGAGGATCGGGTCGTCTCCACGTTCGGCACGATCTTCGACGACGTCGTCGCCGACGACACCGACGACTCGCTCCCGGAAGCGACGGACGACGAGGTCGCCGCGCTGCTGGCCGAGTGGGACGACGAGCCGGCGTTCGATCTCGATCCCGATGCCGCGTCGAACAGCGAAGCGACCGACGAGGACATCGCACAGGTCCTCGGCAAGTAG
- a CDS encoding DEAD/DEAH box helicase, with translation MSKQVQQVETIFCHETGDDYLVVVERDGKRLFRAKLGLSETSAGPRPAKFRLKQGSSEEPRQPDEFVELARRAKRIRISEQTSPEKRRELREMLEGYQLEEKAKAVRTCRYCASAGRYSPITTETAVKDDEDWICRDCARQELERQLSFSGGGEVTGAAKERLEDLMMEVQDLERIVNLLKGQLDPDLTKFDTISATTDEVDPVRTDSLNLHPGLQNLLEDRFDTLLPVQSLSVENGLFDGDDQLVVSATATGKTLVGELAGINRVLNDKGTMLFLVPLVALANQKYEDFQDEYGHLVDVSIRVGASRVADEGERFDPNADVIVGTYEGIDHALRTGKDMGDIGTVVIDEVHTLKEEDRGHRLDGLISRLKYTCERRAKRRDDYGGAQWVYLSATVGNPEQLTAALEATLIEFEERPVPIERHVTFADGQEKVRVENKLVRREFDSESSKGYRGQTIIFTNSRRRCHEISRKLDYSAAPYHAGLDYKRRKEVERKFGEQDLSAVVTTAALAAGVDFPASQVIFDSLAMGIEWLSVQEFHQMLGRAGRPDYHDKGKVYVLVEPDTVYHNSMEMTEDEVAFKLLKGEMESVMTHYDEAAAVEETLANITVGGKAAKALNDRMLGEVPTKHAIGKLLEYDFIDGFEPTPLGQVVTEHFLEPGQAFTLIDGIRNEAHPYELVADLELRDADL, from the coding sequence GTGTCGAAGCAGGTCCAGCAGGTCGAAACGATCTTCTGCCACGAGACGGGCGACGACTACCTCGTCGTCGTCGAACGCGACGGCAAACGGCTGTTCCGCGCGAAACTCGGGCTCTCGGAGACCTCGGCCGGCCCCCGCCCCGCGAAGTTCCGGCTGAAACAGGGCTCGAGCGAGGAGCCACGCCAGCCCGACGAGTTCGTCGAACTCGCCCGCCGAGCCAAGCGCATCCGCATTTCCGAGCAAACCTCCCCCGAGAAGCGCCGGGAACTGCGGGAGATGCTCGAGGGCTACCAGCTCGAGGAGAAAGCGAAGGCCGTTCGGACCTGCCGCTACTGCGCCTCCGCGGGCCGATACTCGCCGATCACCACCGAGACAGCCGTCAAAGACGACGAGGACTGGATCTGTCGGGACTGTGCCCGCCAGGAACTCGAGCGCCAGCTCTCCTTTTCCGGCGGCGGCGAGGTCACGGGTGCCGCGAAGGAGCGCCTCGAGGACCTCATGATGGAGGTCCAGGATCTCGAGCGGATCGTCAACCTGCTCAAGGGGCAGCTCGATCCCGATCTGACGAAGTTCGATACCATCTCGGCGACGACCGACGAGGTCGATCCCGTTCGAACCGACTCGCTGAACCTCCACCCCGGTCTCCAGAACCTGCTCGAGGACCGGTTCGATACCCTGCTCCCGGTCCAGAGCCTCTCCGTCGAGAACGGGCTCTTCGACGGCGACGATCAGCTCGTCGTCTCCGCGACGGCGACCGGGAAGACCCTCGTCGGCGAACTGGCCGGGATCAACCGCGTGCTGAACGACAAGGGGACGATGCTCTTTCTCGTCCCGCTGGTCGCGCTCGCGAACCAGAAGTACGAGGACTTTCAGGACGAGTACGGCCACCTCGTCGACGTCTCCATTCGCGTCGGCGCGAGCCGGGTCGCCGACGAGGGCGAGCGGTTCGATCCCAACGCCGACGTCATCGTCGGCACCTACGAGGGGATCGACCACGCCCTGCGGACGGGTAAGGACATGGGCGACATCGGGACCGTCGTCATCGACGAGGTCCACACGCTCAAGGAGGAAGATCGGGGGCATCGCCTGGACGGCCTCATCTCCCGACTCAAGTACACCTGCGAACGACGCGCGAAACGACGGGACGACTACGGCGGTGCGCAGTGGGTCTACCTCTCGGCGACTGTCGGCAACCCCGAACAGCTCACGGCGGCGCTCGAGGCGACGCTCATCGAGTTCGAGGAACGACCCGTCCCGATCGAGCGCCACGTCACCTTCGCGGACGGCCAGGAGAAGGTCCGCGTGGAGAACAAACTCGTCAGACGCGAGTTCGACAGCGAATCCTCGAAGGGGTATCGCGGCCAGACGATCATCTTCACGAACTCCCGGCGGCGCTGTCACGAGATTTCCCGGAAGCTCGACTACTCGGCCGCGCCCTACCACGCCGGCCTCGACTACAAGCGTCGGAAGGAGGTCGAACGGAAGTTCGGCGAGCAGGACCTGTCCGCGGTCGTCACGACCGCCGCGCTGGCCGCAGGGGTCGACTTCCCGGCCTCGCAGGTGATCTTCGACTCCCTGGCGATGGGCATCGAGTGGCTCTCGGTCCAGGAGTTCCACCAGATGCTCGGCCGTGCGGGCCGGCCCGACTACCACGACAAGGGGAAAGTGTACGTCCTCGTCGAACCCGACACCGTCTACCACAACTCGATGGAGATGACCGAAGACGAGGTCGCCTTCAAGCTTCTCAAGGGGGAGATGGAGTCCGTGATGACCCACTACGACGAGGCCGCCGCCGTCGAGGAGACGCTGGCGAACATCACGGTCGGCGGCAAGGCCGCGAAGGCGCTCAACGACCGCATGCTCGGCGAGGTGCCCACGAAACACGCCATCGGGAAACTCCTCGAGTACGACTTCATCGACGGCTTCGAACCCACGCCGCTGGGGCAGGTCGTCACCGAACACTTCCTCGAACCCGGACAGGCGTTCACCCTCATCGACGGCATTCGAAACGAAGCCCACCCCTACGAGCTCGTCGCCGACCTCGAGCTCCGCGACGCCGACCTTTAA
- a CDS encoding methyl-accepting chemotaxis protein has protein sequence MDLNPWVGIPGVRRSYALRFLAALVAILLVVGLFGGSIYAHTGAELQSDVESQLVTDAEQDADRLDIWFRSTERHMGSLPRSVAFRNDERVAIADSLHRLTDRTAFEGAYYVDAETGAVHATAGTNAVIDDQRLNGTIDERLSTAMTDQSQVVFSEPFRTSDDRPAILVVSQVPGETDHVVVGLVDLESLSRYMIGTDETDDVVVVDRTGTVVLAEDPSLLLEDDDLDLAAADASGTLSTDVAGGDTDGETVVGYAALENEGWTLTTRVPASEAYSLQSDISNWILAMIAVTFGGMLVLGATIGRNTARSLRALSDRAAAIENGDLDDPVESSRRDELGDLHRSIDRMRRSLRDRLEEAEAARTAAEAARSESERFSRELERTADEYGETMRACADGDLTRRLEADTESEAMETVAAEFNAMMDDIEATVAATRAFADAVDAAAESTADGVVEVRSASEQVTTSVQQIAEGAERQSDQLAAIGDEIGELSTTTEQIAATSSQVATLAERTATTTADARESARRAIDGMNAIESEAGDAVTEVSRLEDEIEAIDDLLEFIGEVTTETNLLALNASIEAARSDSDDAEFTAVADQVKSLAAETQEAATDIEDRLERVSHRTEQVATVVRETDERIADHRSAVETTVAALEEISTFAAETNDGIQEISAATQQQAGATQEVVTMTDDVTAIGEETSAEAETVAAAAEEQTSSLVEVSHTATSLSDRARELSDALSSFEVDAGPADVAAIDAAEGTEHELPVADDYEVDSEADESAEGRSFDWPEAQ, from the coding sequence ATGGATCTGAATCCGTGGGTGGGTATTCCGGGCGTTCGCCGCAGCTACGCGTTGCGGTTTCTCGCCGCACTCGTCGCCATCCTCCTCGTCGTGGGGCTCTTCGGCGGCAGTATCTACGCCCACACCGGGGCCGAACTGCAGTCCGACGTCGAATCACAGCTCGTCACCGATGCCGAACAGGACGCCGACCGCCTCGATATCTGGTTTCGATCGACCGAACGGCACATGGGGTCGCTTCCGCGGTCGGTGGCGTTTCGGAACGACGAGCGGGTCGCGATCGCCGATTCGCTACACCGACTGACCGATCGGACCGCGTTCGAGGGCGCGTACTACGTCGACGCCGAGACGGGGGCCGTTCACGCCACCGCCGGAACGAATGCGGTCATCGACGACCAACGACTGAACGGAACGATCGACGAACGGCTCTCGACCGCGATGACGGACCAATCGCAGGTCGTCTTCTCCGAGCCGTTCCGGACGTCGGACGACCGACCCGCGATACTCGTCGTCAGCCAGGTGCCGGGCGAGACCGATCACGTCGTCGTCGGACTCGTCGACCTCGAGTCGCTCTCCCGGTACATGATCGGGACCGACGAGACCGACGACGTCGTGGTCGTCGACCGAACTGGGACGGTCGTCCTCGCCGAGGACCCGTCGCTGCTTCTCGAGGACGACGACCTCGATCTCGCGGCCGCCGACGCATCGGGGACGCTGTCGACGGACGTTGCGGGCGGCGACACCGACGGCGAGACCGTCGTCGGCTACGCGGCCCTCGAGAACGAGGGCTGGACGCTGACGACTCGCGTTCCCGCGTCCGAGGCCTACTCGCTCCAGTCGGACATCTCGAACTGGATCCTCGCGATGATCGCCGTCACCTTCGGGGGAATGCTCGTGCTCGGTGCGACGATCGGCCGAAACACTGCTCGCTCGCTCCGGGCGCTTTCGGATCGCGCCGCGGCGATCGAGAACGGCGATCTCGACGACCCGGTCGAATCGAGCCGTCGCGACGAACTCGGTGACCTCCACCGCTCGATCGACCGCATGCGACGATCGCTGCGCGACCGACTCGAGGAGGCCGAGGCGGCCCGGACGGCGGCCGAGGCGGCCCGCTCGGAGTCGGAGCGGTTCTCCCGCGAACTCGAGCGGACGGCCGACGAGTACGGCGAGACGATGCGCGCGTGTGCCGACGGCGATCTCACGCGGCGGCTCGAGGCGGACACCGAGAGCGAGGCGATGGAAACGGTCGCCGCCGAGTTCAACGCCATGATGGACGATATCGAGGCGACGGTGGCCGCCACGCGGGCGTTCGCCGATGCGGTCGACGCCGCCGCCGAATCGACGGCGGACGGCGTCGTCGAAGTCCGGTCGGCCTCCGAGCAGGTGACGACGTCCGTCCAGCAGATCGCCGAGGGGGCGGAGCGCCAGAGCGACCAGCTCGCGGCCATCGGCGACGAGATCGGCGAACTCTCGACGACGACCGAGCAGATCGCCGCGACCTCGTCGCAGGTCGCGACGCTCGCGGAACGGACCGCGACCACCACCGCGGACGCCCGCGAGTCCGCCCGGCGTGCGATCGACGGCATGAACGCCATCGAGAGCGAGGCCGGGGACGCCGTCACGGAGGTCTCGCGGCTCGAGGACGAGATCGAGGCGATCGACGACCTCCTCGAGTTCATCGGCGAGGTCACGACGGAGACCAACCTCCTCGCGCTCAACGCGAGCATCGAGGCGGCGCGCTCGGACTCCGACGACGCGGAGTTCACTGCGGTCGCCGATCAGGTCAAGTCCCTCGCCGCGGAGACCCAGGAGGCCGCCACGGACATCGAGGATCGACTCGAGCGGGTCAGCCACCGGACCGAACAGGTCGCGACCGTCGTCCGGGAGACGGACGAGCGGATCGCGGACCACCGCAGCGCGGTCGAGACGACGGTCGCGGCGCTCGAGGAGATCTCGACCTTCGCTGCGGAGACCAACGACGGGATACAGGAGATATCGGCGGCGACCCAGCAGCAGGCCGGCGCGACCCAGGAGGTCGTGACGATGACCGACGACGTCACCGCGATCGGCGAGGAGACGAGTGCTGAAGCGGAGACGGTCGCGGCAGCCGCGGAAGAACAGACGTCGTCACTCGTCGAGGTGTCTCACACCGCAACGTCGCTGTCCGATCGCGCGCGGGAACTCTCCGACGCGTTGTCGTCGTTCGAAGTCGATGCCGGACCGGCCGATGTCGCGGCGATCGACGCCGCAGAGGGGACCGAGCACGAACTGCCTGTGGCCGACGACTACGAGGTCGACTCGGAGGCGGACGAATCGGCCGAAGGCCGATCGTTCGACTGGCCCGAGGCGCAGTAG
- a CDS encoding ABC transporter substrate-binding protein, whose protein sequence is MSEEQTWTRRNVLRTGGTIAGVSVMAGCISGDGSNDGDSVDPYTVSMPPVGDVEFESIPETWAAGNGTWADMGAALGQEPPEALWLTRRYHTQYYDEIPDVSVSKEGMIDLYEDGVDVEKFYELDADVHVFDPNFMVNRYDSIDESDREDVEQLAPIFGNTIFSRDYGWHDDYEYLTLYEAFGKLAEVFQEEERYEAFESLHKEFQSTLADHVPAEDERPEVGIVWPMGEGEFLPYTISEGTSFKQWNDLGVDDALAAADVADFHDSRGRIDYENLLEIDPEVVLLRGNEDLTEEKFQESVVAEMRAHSVASELTAVQNDDVYQAGPLHQGPIINLVVTERAARQLYGVDDQLFDRQDVSDIVNGDF, encoded by the coding sequence ATGAGTGAGGAACAGACGTGGACGCGGCGTAACGTACTGCGAACGGGTGGGACGATCGCGGGCGTGAGTGTGATGGCCGGCTGTATCAGCGGTGACGGATCGAACGACGGTGACAGCGTCGATCCGTACACCGTCTCGATGCCACCGGTCGGCGACGTCGAGTTCGAATCGATTCCCGAGACGTGGGCCGCCGGCAACGGAACCTGGGCCGATATGGGGGCCGCGCTCGGTCAGGAACCGCCGGAAGCCCTCTGGCTGACGCGCCGATACCACACCCAGTACTACGACGAGATCCCCGACGTCAGCGTCAGCAAAGAGGGGATGATCGACCTCTACGAGGACGGGGTCGACGTCGAGAAGTTCTACGAGCTCGACGCCGACGTCCACGTCTTCGATCCCAACTTCATGGTGAACCGCTACGACAGCATCGACGAGAGCGACCGCGAGGACGTCGAGCAGCTCGCGCCGATCTTCGGGAACACCATCTTCTCGCGGGATTACGGGTGGCACGACGACTACGAGTACCTCACGCTGTACGAGGCCTTCGGCAAACTCGCCGAGGTATTTCAGGAAGAGGAGCGCTACGAGGCCTTCGAGTCGCTCCACAAGGAGTTCCAGTCGACGCTCGCGGACCACGTCCCCGCCGAAGACGAGCGTCCCGAAGTGGGGATCGTGTGGCCGATGGGCGAGGGCGAGTTCCTGCCGTACACGATCAGCGAGGGGACCAGCTTCAAGCAGTGGAACGACCTCGGCGTCGACGACGCGCTCGCGGCGGCGGACGTCGCGGACTTCCACGATTCCCGGGGCCGAATCGACTACGAGAACCTCCTCGAGATCGACCCCGAAGTCGTCCTGCTCCGGGGGAACGAAGACCTCACCGAGGAGAAGTTCCAGGAGTCAGTCGTCGCGGAGATGCGAGCCCACAGCGTCGCCAGCGAACTGACGGCCGTCCAGAACGACGACGTCTATCAGGCGGGGCCGCTCCACCAGGGCCCGATCATCAACCTCGTCGTGACCGAACGCGCGGCCCGCCAACTGTACGGCGTAGACGATCAGCTGTTCGACCGGCAGGACGTCAGCGACATCGTCAACGGCGACTTCTAG
- a CDS encoding ABC transporter substrate-binding protein — protein MTTDAGVTRRTVVTTGAIAGLSATAGCLGGGRSSDEAGAYSVTMEPVGTVEFDGPPETWLSYTADYADMGVALGQGDGLVGIGVAARYGTHYYDELPGVSVDASDLTELWDGGTGREVFYALEADAHLVDPNFMINRLGWSQDDVDEIAENVGPFVGNTIFSASYDWHDYPRYSLYDAFEKVAAVFQERERYEAFERLHADVLADVQDRRPDESPTVAVLVPESDEPEAFYPYLIDEGTQSKHWTDLGVRDALGPNGVEDAQAGGGTIDFETLLEIDPDVLAVRQQGRVTERAFEDGMVAHLRDHDVASKLTAVRNDRVVYAGMTYQGPIIHLFQLERAARGLYPDEFGGEELFDRQTVADIVTGNR, from the coding sequence ATGACAACCGATGCAGGAGTGACGAGACGGACCGTCGTAACGACCGGAGCGATCGCCGGCCTCAGTGCGACGGCCGGCTGTCTCGGCGGGGGGCGGTCGTCGGACGAGGCGGGAGCGTACTCGGTGACGATGGAGCCGGTCGGCACCGTCGAGTTCGACGGCCCGCCCGAGACGTGGCTCTCCTACACGGCCGATTACGCCGACATGGGCGTCGCGCTCGGGCAGGGCGACGGGCTGGTGGGGATCGGCGTAGCTGCCCGGTACGGCACCCACTACTACGACGAGCTTCCGGGCGTCTCGGTCGACGCGAGCGACCTCACCGAACTCTGGGACGGGGGCACCGGCAGGGAAGTCTTCTACGCCCTCGAGGCCGACGCACACCTCGTCGATCCCAACTTCATGATCAACCGACTCGGCTGGAGTCAGGACGACGTCGACGAGATCGCCGAGAACGTCGGCCCGTTCGTCGGCAACACGATCTTCTCGGCCAGCTACGACTGGCACGACTATCCGCGCTACTCGCTGTACGACGCCTTCGAGAAGGTTGCGGCGGTGTTTCAGGAGCGGGAGCGCTACGAGGCCTTCGAGCGACTCCACGCGGACGTCCTCGCGGACGTCCAGGATCGGCGTCCCGACGAGAGCCCGACGGTCGCGGTGCTCGTCCCCGAATCCGACGAGCCCGAGGCGTTCTACCCGTATCTCATCGACGAGGGGACCCAGTCCAAACACTGGACCGATCTGGGCGTCCGCGACGCGCTCGGCCCCAACGGCGTCGAAGACGCGCAGGCCGGCGGCGGGACGATCGACTTCGAGACGCTGCTCGAGATCGATCCCGACGTCCTCGCCGTCCGTCAACAGGGTCGGGTCACGGAGCGCGCCTTCGAGGACGGGATGGTCGCGCACCTCCGCGACCACGACGTCGCGAGTAAGCTCACCGCCGTCCGGAACGACCGCGTCGTCTACGCCGGCATGACCTACCAGGGGCCGATCATTCACCTCTTCCAGCTCGAGCGGGCCGCGCGAGGACTGTACCCCGACGAGTTCGGCGGGGAGGAGCTGTTCGACCGGCAGACCGTCGCCGATATCGTCACCGGAAACAGGTAG
- a CDS encoding ABC transporter ATP-binding protein, with translation MADQRHTTRERITDGDGVAVESALVGEELALSYPTSEETIVECARLDVPKEAVTALVGPNGSGKSTLLKALSNHLEPDTGRVTIHGEDLDSFDRKELARELGVLSQENDSLGSITVEDLVYHGRYPHRSFFDGVDEDDHRAVERALELAGIGHIREAELGQLSGGQKQLAWIAMVLAQNTDVLLLDEPTTFLDIHHQFRVLETIRQLNAERGVTVAVILHDIAQAARFADYLIAMCDGELYDWGPPEEVVTEQLLADVFGVEATVEYEPELQVLPRRALPDR, from the coding sequence ATGGCAGACCAACGACACACGACACGGGAACGGATCACCGACGGCGACGGCGTCGCCGTCGAGAGCGCACTGGTCGGTGAGGAGCTCGCGCTGAGTTACCCGACGAGCGAGGAGACCATCGTCGAGTGTGCGCGGTTGGACGTTCCGAAAGAGGCGGTGACCGCGCTCGTCGGTCCCAACGGCAGCGGGAAGAGTACGCTGTTGAAGGCCCTCTCCAACCACCTCGAGCCGGACACGGGACGGGTCACGATCCACGGCGAGGACCTCGACTCCTTCGACCGGAAGGAGCTGGCTCGCGAACTGGGAGTGCTCTCCCAGGAGAACGATTCGCTGGGCTCGATCACCGTCGAGGATCTCGTCTACCACGGCCGCTACCCCCACCGGAGCTTTTTCGACGGCGTCGACGAGGACGACCACCGAGCCGTCGAACGCGCGCTCGAGCTGGCGGGAATCGGCCACATCCGTGAGGCCGAACTCGGGCAACTGAGCGGCGGCCAGAAGCAACTGGCCTGGATCGCCATGGTGTTGGCCCAGAACACGGACGTGCTCCTGCTCGACGAACCGACGACGTTCCTCGATATCCACCACCAGTTCCGCGTCCTCGAGACGATCCGTCAGCTGAACGCGGAGCGAGGGGTCACCGTCGCCGTCATTCTCCACGACATCGCGCAGGCGGCCCGCTTCGCCGACTACCTGATCGCGATGTGTGACGGGGAGCTCTACGACTGGGGACCGCCGGAGGAGGTAGTGACGGAACAGCTGCTGGCCGACGTCTTCGGCGTCGAGGCGACCGTCGAGTACGAGCCCGAACTGCAGGTGTTGCCCCGCCGAGCGCTGCCCGACCGGTGA
- a CDS encoding FecCD family ABC transporter permease: MAGAQSVGEHATARERDGWLTGTLVLFCLTSTIVTVVAGLVQVFFGPYSMTVVEVLKAVFNPAVIFNLEAWSSFLFGTETPPMSQDSVVVWNLRLPRVFVAIIAGATLAISGAIFQAVTRNELASPFVLGVSSGAGFAVLATLVVFTGFAPFLPLIAAAGGAVAFVIVYGIAWKGGTSPIRLVLAGVIVNMVFQSLQQGLFFFADDLGVVQTAIAWLTGSFTGTGWSEVRIAILPAIVSIAIAIAGARQLNVLLLGESTAKSLGMRVEHVRFFLSGVAILAASVAIAVAGVVSFFGLVVPHIVRNVVGGDYRQLMVGCLFAGPALMVAADVGARLALGGVQMPVGVVTGLIGGPYFLYLMRKQQSMGEL, encoded by the coding sequence ATGGCAGGAGCGCAGTCTGTCGGCGAGCACGCCACGGCCCGAGAGCGAGATGGGTGGCTAACCGGGACGCTCGTGCTCTTTTGTCTGACGAGTACGATCGTTACAGTCGTTGCCGGGCTCGTCCAGGTGTTTTTCGGCCCGTACTCGATGACGGTCGTCGAGGTTCTGAAAGCGGTGTTCAACCCCGCAGTGATCTTCAATCTCGAGGCCTGGTCGTCGTTTCTGTTCGGCACCGAGACGCCACCGATGAGCCAGGACAGCGTCGTCGTCTGGAATCTCCGGCTTCCGCGCGTGTTCGTGGCGATCATCGCCGGCGCGACGCTGGCGATCTCCGGGGCGATCTTCCAGGCGGTAACGCGCAACGAACTGGCCAGCCCGTTCGTGCTCGGCGTCAGCTCCGGGGCCGGCTTCGCCGTGCTGGCGACGCTGGTCGTCTTCACCGGGTTCGCGCCGTTCCTCCCGCTGATCGCCGCCGCCGGCGGTGCCGTCGCCTTCGTGATCGTCTACGGGATCGCCTGGAAGGGCGGGACCAGTCCTATCCGGCTCGTGCTCGCGGGCGTGATCGTCAATATGGTCTTCCAGTCGCTCCAGCAGGGGCTGTTCTTCTTCGCCGACGATCTGGGCGTCGTGCAGACGGCGATCGCCTGGCTCACGGGCTCGTTTACCGGAACGGGCTGGTCGGAGGTCCGGATCGCGATCCTTCCGGCGATCGTCTCGATCGCGATCGCGATCGCCGGTGCCCGGCAGCTGAACGTCCTCTTGCTGGGCGAGAGCACCGCGAAGTCGCTGGGAATGCGCGTCGAACACGTCCGCTTTTTCCTCTCCGGAGTCGCCATTCTCGCAGCGAGCGTCGCGATCGCCGTCGCAGGCGTCGTCAGCTTCTTCGGGCTGGTCGTCCCCCACATCGTCCGAAACGTGGTCGGCGGCGACTATCGGCAGCTGATGGTCGGCTGTCTCTTCGCCGGACCGGCGCTGATGGTCGCCGCTGACGTCGGCGCGCGCCTCGCGCTGGGCGGCGTCCAGATGCCGGTCGGCGTCGTCACCGGCCTGATCGGCGGTCCCTACTTCCTCTACCTGATGCGCAAACAGCAATCCATGGGTGAACTCTGA
- a CDS encoding cupin domain-containing protein — MTEPVLRRGDEIEYETVDAADGLAKGVLLADDHGAPNFAIRRFVLEPGASVPKHTNDVEHEQYVLDGEYTVGIGDETHDVEPGDSLLIPAGTVHWYRNEGDEPGAFICAVPNGDDEIDLLE, encoded by the coding sequence ATGACCGAGCCTGTTCTGCGACGCGGCGACGAGATCGAGTACGAGACGGTCGACGCTGCCGACGGCCTCGCGAAGGGCGTCCTGCTCGCCGACGACCACGGTGCACCGAACTTCGCGATCCGGCGCTTCGTCCTCGAGCCCGGTGCGAGCGTGCCGAAACACACCAACGACGTCGAGCACGAGCAGTACGTCCTCGACGGCGAGTATACGGTCGGCATCGGCGACGAAACGCACGACGTCGAACCCGGAGACTCGCTGCTGATCCCCGCAGGAACGGTCCACTGGTACCGCAACGAGGGCGACGAGCCGGGTGCGTTCATCTGTGCCGTTCCGAACGGCGACGACGAGATCGACCTGCTCGAGTGA
- a CDS encoding cold-shock protein, translated as MAKGTVDFFNDTGGYGFIETEDADDDVFFHMEDIGGPDLEEGQELEFDIEQAPKGPRATNVERL; from the coding sequence ATGGCGAAAGGAACCGTTGATTTCTTCAACGACACTGGCGGCTACGGATTCATCGAGACTGAGGACGCGGACGACGACGTGTTCTTCCACATGGAAGACATCGGCGGCCCCGACCTGGAAGAAGGACAGGAGCTCGAGTTCGACATCGAGCAGGCCCCCAAGGGCCCGCGCGCGACGAACGTCGAGCGCCTGTAA
- a CDS encoding Lrp/AsnC family transcriptional regulator, which produces MTEYELDAVDREILYALQEEARNLSSGEIAERTDASSSTVRKRIQRLESEGVIKGYSANIDYTKSGYPIRMLLFCTAPIPDRGEYIDDILEISGVVSVQELVTGEQNLLVTVVGETDRDITPVAQEVADMGLTITDEVLVRSHRSTSFDEFSSQ; this is translated from the coding sequence ATGACGGAGTACGAACTCGACGCGGTCGATCGGGAGATCCTCTACGCGTTACAGGAGGAGGCGCGGAACCTCTCCTCGGGCGAGATCGCCGAGCGGACCGACGCCTCCTCGAGTACGGTTCGCAAGCGCATCCAGCGCCTCGAGTCGGAAGGGGTCATCAAGGGTTACAGCGCGAACATCGATTACACGAAGTCCGGCTACCCGATCCGGATGCTCCTCTTCTGTACGGCACCGATTCCCGACCGCGGCGAGTACATCGACGACATCCTCGAGATCTCCGGCGTCGTCTCCGTCCAGGAACTGGTGACGGGCGAACAGAACCTGCTGGTGACGGTCGTCGGCGAGACGGACCGGGACATCACGCCGGTCGCCCAGGAGGTCGCTGACATGGGCCTGACGATCACCGACGAGGTGCTCGTTCGCAGTCACCGCTCCACGTCGTTCGACGAATTCTCCTCGCAGTAG